The following is a genomic window from Balneolaceae bacterium.
TCCTACGGGCTGGTGGACCAGGACAGCAGCGGAGTCTCCTTCCCGGGCGACTTTTCCGGGCAGATTGTGGTGTTGGGCTACATCTACACGCACTGCCCCGACGTCTGTCCCGTCATCACCGCCAACATGAGCAACATCCGCCGGCAGCTGGAAGACACCACCGGGGTGCACTTTGTGGGCATCAGCTTCGACCCGGAGCGCGACACTCCCTCCGCCCTCGCACGGTACATGGACTCCTTTGAGCTGGACCCCGCCCATTTCACCTTCGTGACAGGCGATACCGCAACGGTGGATTCCCTGCTTTCCGCCATGAAAATTTTGGCCCGCAAAAGCTATCCCGACAGCACGCGGACCGGCAGCTACCTGATGCA
Proteins encoded in this region:
- a CDS encoding SCO family protein yields the protein MSLLHLLPSDARRLLPFLVLLFAGGVLSSCDAPPVIHDLEGQSYGLVDQDSSGVSFPGDFSGQIVVLGYIYTHCPDVCPVITANMSNIRRQLEDTTGVHFVGISFDPERDTPSALARYMDSFELDPAHFTFVTGDTATVDSLLSAMKILARKSYPDSTRTGSYLMQHTNRIAVMDRRGRVRFEYPGSVVPPQNVIEDINKLR